A single window of Streptomyces aquilus DNA harbors:
- a CDS encoding NACHT domain-containing protein has protein sequence MIGGRALDRVVVVRGERGQGSGVLLDRRRVLTAWHVVGDGKRIEVIHPSSSRPVLCDVHWAGKKIDAVVLIATTDVISAQRAAPMGRLRHGRVATGAALPLCEIVGFPWNQRYGEHGEDLEYDQYRATVLPMAGRIKGALTCELDQPAADEPEDVTMSPLAGLSGAPIFAGPVLLGIVTQVPQARRHLRIEGVPISALVDLGSLKLRGTWQEQITEVHPEDERFEDRYAKDLRSQYRKTEIFGIEELGRRESRWDLDTAYLSLRAEAPARSSSYAAGIPRRPRPLWGNPQRVEALLADRPRALLRGEAGAGKTTLVWWLAAHAAVGSLDADLTDLNGLIPFVVPLREVHARGGRFPKPSELLAAGRTLTDGEPEGWVHRVLEARRGLLLVDGLDEVPAAEREGARRSLAALLDRYPGTRCLATVRPNAVDKNWLEGDGFAELTLLPMSDADIHAFVEAWHNAARTECGRTEDELLTSLEQDLAHQLERNTALRDLARTPLLAAVICALHRRRRGLLPTTRWQLYRAALAMLLGGRDAGRGVLHADPIRLDSDEQHALLQRLAIWLVRTGQQQMTYDQAVQQLALAVRDMPQVGEQGPPERVLRFLLDRSGLLQERTDDAFQFIHRTFQDFLAAKEFHESGYFLELLEQVRNEAWQDVIVLAVGHMSRPDAFKLITALVDLGDAAPNRQEKYQLHLLAARCAINVQTLNQSLMEAVKGRVDALMPPRDGGEVEELAGLGDWVVGVLPDGDELRERVALNTVRLLGRVRSPKSRRKLRQCAFHPDRLVRSEVAGVWDLQPLEEYTAEVLEGADLFDLIVDKEAALVRLPRLGSVARLTVRGSYTARQLDAHLPVQHLASLTLCGNGAVKDLAFLRSREELRRVALQDCSALSDLSVLRDLDLTELQLIGGGTTVALEPQPDVHHLEIGAEHLRRLDFLEEWSNLRSLTVEGFSHSPAWTLAASAHAPRLTRIALAVDSISTLRSLDPLPHIERLMLTGLEQYTDIAPLRALFPQLRRLGLELVGGGSLDLRPLHDMTDLRIDLWNSGPRKAVIVGAEAFGDRLRC, from the coding sequence GTGATCGGGGGGCGGGCCCTGGACCGGGTCGTCGTGGTACGGGGCGAGCGGGGGCAGGGCAGCGGGGTGCTGCTGGACCGGCGGCGGGTGCTCACGGCGTGGCATGTGGTGGGGGACGGCAAGCGGATCGAGGTGATCCATCCTTCGTCCAGCCGGCCCGTGTTGTGCGACGTCCACTGGGCGGGCAAGAAGATCGATGCCGTGGTGTTGATCGCGACGACGGACGTGATCAGCGCCCAGCGGGCGGCGCCCATGGGCCGTCTTAGACACGGCAGGGTCGCCACCGGGGCCGCACTGCCGCTCTGCGAGATCGTCGGGTTTCCATGGAATCAGCGCTACGGGGAGCATGGCGAGGATCTGGAGTACGACCAGTACCGGGCCACCGTGCTGCCGATGGCCGGACGGATCAAGGGCGCCCTCACCTGCGAACTCGACCAGCCGGCCGCGGACGAACCAGAGGACGTGACGATGTCTCCCCTCGCCGGGCTGTCCGGTGCCCCGATCTTCGCGGGCCCCGTACTGCTCGGCATAGTGACCCAGGTGCCCCAGGCGCGCCGGCATCTCAGGATCGAGGGAGTACCGATTTCGGCCCTCGTCGACCTTGGCTCGCTGAAGCTCCGCGGTACCTGGCAGGAACAGATCACCGAGGTGCACCCCGAGGACGAGCGCTTCGAGGACCGGTACGCGAAGGACCTGAGATCCCAGTACCGCAAGACGGAGATCTTCGGCATCGAGGAACTGGGGCGGAGAGAGTCCCGGTGGGACCTGGACACGGCCTATCTGAGCCTGCGGGCGGAGGCTCCCGCGCGCTCGTCCTCGTACGCTGCCGGCATACCGAGACGGCCGCGCCCGCTCTGGGGCAATCCTCAGCGTGTGGAGGCACTGCTGGCGGACCGGCCTCGCGCCCTGCTCCGCGGCGAGGCGGGTGCCGGCAAGACGACCCTCGTCTGGTGGCTCGCCGCCCATGCCGCGGTCGGCAGTCTGGACGCGGATCTCACCGATCTGAACGGCCTCATCCCCTTCGTGGTCCCCCTGCGCGAGGTGCATGCCCGCGGCGGACGCTTTCCCAAGCCGTCGGAGCTCCTGGCCGCTGGACGGACCCTCACGGACGGGGAGCCGGAAGGCTGGGTGCACCGTGTGCTGGAGGCCCGTCGCGGGCTGCTCCTGGTGGACGGCTTGGACGAGGTTCCGGCAGCGGAGCGAGAAGGGGCGCGGCGCTCGCTCGCCGCACTCCTCGACCGCTATCCCGGCACACGCTGCCTGGCAACCGTGCGCCCCAACGCGGTCGACAAGAACTGGCTAGAAGGGGACGGCTTCGCCGAGCTGACCCTCCTGCCGATGAGCGACGCCGACATTCACGCCTTCGTGGAGGCCTGGCACAACGCCGCACGCACCGAATGTGGCCGGACGGAGGACGAACTCCTCACCTCCCTGGAACAGGACCTCGCCCACCAGTTGGAGCGGAACACCGCGCTGCGCGACCTCGCCCGCACGCCGCTGTTGGCAGCCGTGATCTGCGCCCTGCACCGGCGCCGTCGAGGCCTGCTGCCCACCACCCGCTGGCAGCTCTACAGGGCCGCACTCGCCATGCTCCTGGGCGGACGGGACGCGGGGCGGGGCGTCCTGCACGCCGACCCCATCCGGCTGGACTCCGACGAACAGCACGCCCTGCTTCAGCGGTTGGCCATCTGGCTGGTGCGTACGGGACAGCAGCAGATGACCTACGACCAGGCCGTCCAGCAACTGGCTCTCGCCGTGCGGGACATGCCTCAGGTCGGGGAACAGGGGCCACCCGAGCGGGTGCTGCGCTTCCTGCTGGACCGCAGCGGACTGCTCCAGGAACGGACCGACGACGCGTTCCAGTTCATCCACCGCACATTCCAGGACTTCCTGGCGGCCAAGGAGTTTCATGAGAGCGGCTACTTCCTGGAACTCCTGGAGCAGGTCCGCAACGAGGCTTGGCAGGACGTGATCGTGCTGGCTGTCGGCCACATGTCACGGCCGGATGCCTTCAAGCTCATCACCGCCCTCGTGGATCTCGGGGATGCCGCCCCGAACAGACAGGAGAAGTACCAGCTCCACCTCCTGGCGGCGCGGTGTGCGATCAACGTCCAGACCTTGAACCAGTCCCTGATGGAGGCGGTGAAGGGCCGGGTGGATGCCCTCATGCCGCCACGGGACGGCGGGGAGGTCGAGGAGCTCGCGGGCCTGGGGGACTGGGTCGTCGGAGTGCTGCCGGACGGGGATGAGCTGAGAGAGCGTGTGGCCCTGAACACGGTGCGACTCCTCGGCCGGGTGCGCAGCCCGAAGTCACGGCGCAAGCTGAGACAGTGCGCGTTCCATCCGGACCGGCTCGTCCGCAGCGAAGTGGCGGGGGTCTGGGACCTCCAGCCGCTGGAGGAGTACACCGCGGAAGTCCTCGAAGGGGCCGACCTGTTCGACCTGATCGTCGACAAGGAAGCGGCGCTCGTACGACTGCCCCGGCTCGGTTCCGTCGCCAGGCTCACCGTGCGGGGCTCGTACACCGCGAGGCAGCTTGACGCACACCTTCCCGTACAGCACCTTGCATCACTCACGCTCTGCGGCAATGGGGCCGTCAAAGATCTCGCGTTTCTCCGCAGCCGAGAGGAACTGCGCAGAGTCGCACTACAGGATTGCTCAGCCCTTTCGGACCTGTCCGTGCTGCGCGACCTTGACCTCACCGAGCTCCAGCTGATCGGGGGCGGGACCACCGTGGCCCTCGAACCACAGCCGGACGTGCACCACTTGGAGATCGGGGCCGAACATCTGCGACGGCTCGACTTCCTGGAGGAATGGTCGAATCTGCGGTCGCTGACAGTCGAGGGGTTCTCCCACAGCCCCGCCTGGACCCTGGCAGCCTCCGCTCACGCGCCGCGGCTCACTCGGATCGCGCTGGCTGTCGACTCGATCTCGACCCTGAGGTCGCTGGATCCGCTCCCGCACATCGAGCGGCTGATGCTTACCGGTCTGGAGCAGTACACCGACATCGCACCGCTCAGGGCTCTCTTCCCGCAGCTCAGGCGACTGGGCCTGGAGCTGGTCGGAGGGGGAAGCCTCGACCTGCGCCCCCTGCACGACATGACCGACCTGCGCATCGACCTCTGGAACTCCGGGCCGAGAAAGGCCGTCATCGTGGGCGCGGAAGCCTTCGGCGACCGCCTGCGGTGCTGA
- the chvE gene encoding multiple monosaccharide ABC transporter substrate-binding protein codes for MIMLNRRAALSAIATSAVLALSLTACGQDSEGGSAESKGDAKGGTIGIAMPTKSSERWIADGKNVETNLQKLGYKTKLVYGEDEPDQQVSQIENLITQGVKALIVAAIDNKSLNNVLQEAKDAGIPVIAYDRLILGTPNVDYYASFDNTKVGELQANYIVEKLGLASGKGPFNIELFAGSNDDNNTKYFFNGAMSVLKPYIDSKKLVVKSGQVDLNKVTTLRWDGATAQRRMDDILTGSYKSGRVDAVLSPYDGISIGILSALKSDGYGTKSKPLPVLTGQDAELASVKSIIAGEQTQTVYKDTRELAKVAANMVDAVLNDKKPETNDTKTYDNGSKVVPAYLLKPVSVDKTNYKQVLVDGGYYTEGELK; via the coding sequence ATGATCATGCTTAACCGCAGAGCTGCACTCTCCGCCATAGCCACCTCGGCCGTCCTCGCCCTCTCCCTGACCGCCTGTGGCCAGGACAGCGAAGGCGGCAGCGCGGAAAGCAAGGGCGACGCCAAGGGCGGCACCATCGGTATCGCGATGCCGACCAAGTCTTCGGAGCGCTGGATCGCCGACGGCAAGAACGTCGAGACCAACCTGCAGAAGCTGGGCTACAAGACCAAGCTGGTCTACGGCGAGGACGAGCCCGACCAGCAGGTCTCGCAGATCGAGAACCTGATCACCCAGGGCGTCAAGGCGCTGATCGTCGCCGCGATCGACAACAAGTCGCTCAACAACGTCCTCCAGGAGGCCAAGGACGCCGGCATCCCGGTCATCGCCTACGACCGCCTGATCCTCGGCACGCCGAACGTCGACTACTACGCCTCCTTCGACAACACCAAGGTCGGCGAGCTCCAGGCCAACTACATCGTCGAGAAGCTGGGCCTGGCGAGCGGCAAGGGCCCCTTCAACATCGAGCTGTTCGCCGGCTCCAACGACGACAACAACACCAAGTACTTCTTCAACGGCGCGATGAGCGTCCTCAAGCCGTACATCGACTCCAAGAAGCTCGTCGTCAAGTCCGGCCAGGTCGACCTCAACAAGGTCACCACCCTGCGCTGGGACGGCGCCACCGCCCAGCGCCGCATGGACGACATCCTGACCGGCTCCTACAAGTCCGGCCGGGTCGACGCGGTGCTCTCGCCGTACGACGGCATCTCCATCGGCATCCTGTCGGCGCTGAAGTCCGACGGCTACGGCACCAAGTCCAAGCCGCTGCCGGTCCTCACCGGTCAGGACGCCGAGCTGGCCTCCGTGAAGTCGATCATCGCGGGCGAGCAGACGCAGACCGTCTACAAGGACACCCGTGAGCTCGCCAAGGTCGCGGCGAACATGGTGGACGCGGTCCTCAACGACAAGAAGCCCGAGACCAACGACACCAAGACCTACGACAACGGGTCCAAGGTCGTCCCCGCCTACCTGCTGAAGCCGGTGAGCGTCGACAAGACCAACTACAAGCAGGTCCTGGTCGACGGTGGTTACTACACCGAGGGTGAGCTCAAGTAA
- a CDS encoding pyridoxal phosphate-dependent aminotransferase yields the protein MAENVTSLFRSSAAHSPSMAALTRAAGDGAGPIDFCIPVNPYFPTPGMWDEMAGRLRDIITYYPSSADTITAELCNLLQLPPQAVAMGNGSTELITWIDHLLVRESLAVPVPTFGRWTDQPMETGKRVDMFPLQESSGFALDLAQYAEFIRARGTRAAVICNPNNPDGGFLHKHAIVQFMDAMADLDLVVIDESFLEFADAEAEPSVVQEAMLRPNVIVLRSLGKNFGLHGIRFGYMVANPALAGRVRSMLPKWNLNAFAEYVVFMLKEHGAEYAQSLQQVRRDRLDMSSQLSALPGLTVYPSQGNFLFVRLPVGAEGTVVRDRLLSEHRILVRECGNKIGSSSRFLRLVVRPQTDVRRLVSALEQVLYGTRRGAAVPELSTGTSYSSGTAAVDRLMSNGVGMPLAAQAMAAAPMPAAPAPVPVPAAPQPVAAQPMAPQPVAPQPMPMPTPVAPQPMPMPVAPAAAAQSPYGVPAAGPTPPGVPARGGLTAAQVRGTNGLTPAPAQGWPNSGAWPNAAGA from the coding sequence ATGGCCGAGAACGTCACCTCGCTGTTCCGCAGCTCCGCGGCACACAGCCCGTCCATGGCGGCGCTGACGCGGGCGGCAGGAGACGGGGCCGGCCCGATCGACTTCTGTATCCCGGTGAACCCCTACTTCCCCACCCCGGGGATGTGGGACGAGATGGCAGGCCGACTGCGCGACATCATCACGTACTACCCGTCCAGCGCCGACACCATCACCGCCGAGCTGTGCAACCTCCTCCAACTCCCGCCGCAGGCCGTGGCGATGGGCAACGGCTCGACCGAACTAATCACGTGGATCGACCACTTGCTGGTCCGTGAGTCCCTCGCCGTCCCCGTCCCCACCTTCGGCCGCTGGACCGACCAGCCCATGGAGACCGGCAAGCGGGTCGACATGTTCCCGCTCCAGGAGTCCAGCGGCTTCGCCCTCGACCTCGCCCAGTACGCCGAGTTCATACGGGCCCGCGGCACCCGGGCCGCCGTGATCTGCAACCCCAACAACCCCGACGGCGGCTTCCTCCACAAGCACGCGATCGTGCAGTTCATGGACGCGATGGCCGACCTCGACCTGGTCGTCATCGACGAGAGCTTCCTGGAGTTCGCCGACGCGGAGGCGGAGCCGAGCGTGGTCCAGGAGGCCATGCTGCGCCCCAACGTCATCGTGCTCCGCTCGCTCGGCAAGAACTTCGGGCTGCACGGCATCCGCTTCGGCTACATGGTCGCCAACCCGGCGCTCGCGGGCCGCGTCCGCTCGATGCTGCCGAAGTGGAACCTCAACGCCTTCGCCGAGTACGTGGTGTTCATGCTCAAGGAGCACGGCGCCGAGTACGCGCAGAGCCTCCAGCAGGTCCGCCGGGACCGCCTCGACATGTCGAGCCAGCTCTCCGCCCTCCCCGGTCTGACCGTCTACCCCTCCCAGGGCAACTTCCTCTTCGTACGCCTCCCCGTGGGCGCCGAAGGCACCGTGGTCCGGGACCGGCTGCTCTCCGAGCACCGGATCCTGGTCCGCGAGTGCGGTAACAAGATCGGCTCGTCCAGCCGCTTCCTGCGTCTCGTGGTGCGCCCCCAGACGGACGTGCGTCGCCTGGTGTCCGCGCTGGAACAGGTGCTCTACGGGACCAGGAGGGGAGCCGCCGTGCCCGAGCTGTCCACCGGGACCAGTTACAGCTCGGGCACGGCGGCCGTGGACCGCCTGATGAGCAACGGGGTGGGTATGCCGCTGGCCGCACAGGCCATGGCGGCGGCGCCGATGCCCGCGGCGCCGGCGCCTGTGCCGGTGCCGGCGGCGCCTCAGCCGGTCGCCGCACAGCCGATGGCCCCGCAGCCGGTGGCTCCTCAGCCGATGCCCATGCCGACGCCGGTCGCCCCGCAGCCGATGCCGATGCCGGTCGCTCCTGCGGCCGCCGCCCAGTCGCCGTACGGGGTGCCTGCCGCCGGTCCCACGCCGCCCGGGGTGCCCGCACGGGGTGGGCTGACGGCGGCGCAGGTCCGGGGCACCAACGGGTTGACGCCGGCGCCGGCGCAGGGCTGGCCGAACAGTGGCGCTTGGCCCAATGCGGCGGGGGCGTGA
- the mmsB gene encoding multiple monosaccharide ABC transporter permease, which translates to MSTDVTAKTPAPAPPGKSGSASGENLLQLMLDGLRRNMRQYGMLIALGLIVALFAVWTDGDLLLPRNVSNLVLQNSYVLILAIGMMLVIIAGHIDLSVGSVTAFVGAFAAVLTVQHDVSWPIAVALSLAVGAGAGAAQGFLIAYLGIPSFIVTLAGMLVFRGFTEILLEGQTLGPFPSGLQKIGNGFLPEVGPETNYHNITLLLGLALIVFVVLQEVRDRGRQQEFSLEVLPRNLFLLKLVSIVAAILVVTMLLASYKGAPIVLLILGGLVVGYGYLMRNSIFGRHIYAIGGNLPAAKLSGVKDKKVTFLVFLNMGALAALAGLAIAARLNAASPKAGLNYELEAIASAFIGGASMSGGVGTVLGAIIGGLVLGVLNNGMNLLSVGSDWQQVIKGLALLAAVGFDVWNKRKSGS; encoded by the coding sequence ATGAGCACGGATGTGACCGCCAAGACGCCGGCCCCGGCGCCGCCGGGCAAGAGCGGATCGGCCTCCGGCGAGAACCTGTTGCAGCTGATGCTGGACGGCCTGCGCCGCAACATGCGCCAGTACGGCATGCTGATCGCCCTCGGCCTGATCGTCGCGCTGTTCGCGGTGTGGACCGACGGCGACCTGCTGCTGCCGCGCAACGTCTCCAACCTGGTCCTTCAGAACAGCTACGTCCTGATCCTCGCGATCGGCATGATGCTGGTCATCATCGCCGGCCACATCGACCTGTCGGTCGGCTCGGTCACTGCGTTCGTGGGCGCGTTCGCGGCCGTACTGACGGTCCAGCACGACGTGTCCTGGCCCATCGCCGTGGCGCTGAGCCTGGCGGTCGGCGCGGGCGCGGGTGCGGCGCAGGGCTTCCTCATCGCGTATCTCGGCATACCGTCGTTCATCGTCACCCTCGCGGGCATGCTGGTCTTCCGCGGCTTCACCGAGATCCTGCTGGAGGGCCAGACCCTCGGCCCGTTCCCGAGCGGCCTGCAGAAGATCGGCAACGGCTTCCTGCCGGAGGTCGGCCCGGAGACCAACTACCACAACATCACGCTGCTCCTGGGCCTCGCCCTGATCGTCTTCGTGGTCCTCCAGGAGGTCCGCGACCGGGGGCGCCAGCAGGAGTTCTCCCTCGAGGTGCTGCCCAGGAACCTCTTCCTGCTGAAGCTCGTCTCGATCGTCGCCGCGATCCTCGTCGTCACCATGCTGCTCGCCAGCTACAAGGGTGCCCCGATCGTCCTGCTCATCCTGGGCGGCCTGGTCGTCGGCTACGGCTACCTGATGCGCAACTCGATCTTCGGCCGGCACATCTACGCGATCGGCGGCAACCTGCCGGCCGCGAAGCTGTCCGGCGTGAAGGACAAGAAGGTCACCTTCCTGGTCTTCCTCAACATGGGCGCCCTCGCGGCCCTCGCGGGTCTGGCCATCGCCGCGCGCCTGAACGCGGCGTCCCCGAAGGCGGGTCTGAACTACGAACTCGAGGCCATCGCCTCGGCGTTCATCGGTGGCGCGTCGATGAGCGGCGGTGTCGGCACCGTCCTCGGCGCGATCATCGGTGGTCTCGTCCTCGGTGTTCTCAACAACGGCATGAACCTCCTCAGCGTCGGCTCCGACTGGCAGCAGGTCATCAAGGGCCTCGCCCTGCTGGCCGCGGTCGGGTTCGACGTGTGGAACAAGCGCAAGTCCGGTTCGTAG
- a CDS encoding aldose epimerase family protein translates to MDRSGPVGRRGPSHGRRHLVKELFGKLADGTEIHRWSLENGGTRMKVLSYGGIVQSLEVPDRHGRYANVSLGFDHLEDYVTSSPYFGALIGRYGNRIGKGRFTLDGKTYQLSVDDGDNSLHGGEAGFDTVVWDVEPFERGTDIGLRLSYTSPDGEMGYPGTLTATVTYTLTAEGDWRIDYAATTDTATVVNLTNHVYWNLAGEGSGTIEHHELTIPAAHFTPTDAGLIPTGELAPVDGTPFDFREPKPIGRDLRTGHPQLLAAKGYDHNWVLEKGISAEPEHVATLQDPASGRTLRIASTEPGLQFYSGNFLDGTLVGPAGRTYRQGDAVCLETQHYPDSPNHENFPSTVLRPGETYRSTTVHSFPS, encoded by the coding sequence ATCGACCGGTCGGGCCCCGTCGGAAGGCGGGGCCCTTCCCATGGGAGGAGACATCTGGTGAAGGAACTCTTCGGCAAGCTCGCCGACGGGACGGAGATCCACCGCTGGTCGCTGGAGAACGGCGGCACCCGTATGAAGGTCCTGTCGTACGGCGGGATCGTGCAGTCCCTGGAAGTCCCCGACCGGCACGGCCGGTACGCGAACGTCTCCCTCGGCTTCGACCACCTCGAGGACTACGTCACGTCCAGCCCGTACTTCGGCGCGCTGATCGGCCGGTACGGCAACCGCATCGGCAAGGGCCGGTTCACCCTGGACGGCAAGACGTACCAGCTCTCCGTCGACGACGGCGACAACAGCCTGCACGGTGGCGAGGCGGGCTTCGACACGGTGGTCTGGGACGTCGAGCCGTTCGAGCGGGGCACCGACATCGGCCTGCGGCTGTCGTACACCTCCCCCGACGGCGAGATGGGCTACCCCGGCACGCTGACGGCGACGGTGACGTACACCCTCACCGCCGAGGGCGACTGGCGCATCGACTACGCGGCCACCACCGACACGGCCACGGTCGTCAACCTCACCAACCACGTCTACTGGAACCTCGCGGGCGAGGGCAGCGGCACGATCGAGCACCACGAACTGACCATCCCCGCCGCCCACTTCACGCCGACCGACGCCGGTCTGATCCCGACCGGCGAACTGGCACCGGTGGACGGCACGCCGTTCGACTTCCGGGAGCCGAAGCCGATCGGCCGGGACCTGCGCACCGGGCATCCGCAGCTGCTCGCGGCCAAGGGGTACGACCACAACTGGGTGCTGGAGAAGGGGATCTCGGCGGAGCCGGAGCACGTCGCGACGCTCCAGGACCCCGCTTCCGGCCGCACCCTGCGGATCGCCTCCACCGAGCCCGGCCTCCAGTTCTACTCGGGCAACTTCCTCGACGGCACGCTGGTCGGCCCCGCCGGCCGCACCTACCGTCAGGGCGACGCCGTGTGCCTGGAGACCCAGCACTACCCCGACTCCCCGAACCACGAGAACTTCCCGTCGACCGTGCTGCGACCTGGGGAGACCTACCGGTCGACGACCGTGCACTCCTTCCCTTCCTGA
- a CDS encoding trypco2 family protein, whose protein sequence is MSDNRIELADAVQAVRDELITAASRSSGQDVTFEVGDIELEFGVELRKEVKGGVKVKAWVVEGGVDGGGDTTRTHRVTVTLKALDARTGQPWKVRNENRGSVGRFGRGDDER, encoded by the coding sequence ATGAGCGACAACCGGATCGAGCTGGCCGACGCCGTGCAGGCCGTGCGAGACGAACTCATCACCGCGGCGAGCCGTTCCTCCGGCCAGGACGTGACCTTCGAAGTGGGGGACATCGAGCTGGAGTTCGGGGTTGAGCTGCGCAAAGAGGTCAAGGGCGGGGTCAAGGTGAAGGCGTGGGTCGTCGAGGGCGGGGTCGACGGGGGCGGCGACACGACCCGTACGCATCGGGTGACCGTCACGCTGAAGGCCCTCGACGCCCGGACCGGGCAACCGTGGAAGGTGCGGAACGAGAACCGGGGGAGCGTCGGCCGGTTCGGGCGAGGTGATGACGAGCGGTGA
- the mmsA gene encoding multiple monosaccharide ABC transporter ATP-binding protein encodes MAGPVLEMRSIVKTFPGVKALSDVTLTVRQGEVHAICGENGAGKSTLMKVLSGVHPHGTYEGEILFEGEVCEFKDIRASEARGIVIIHQELALVPYLSLAENIFLGNEHASSGFIDWRETLRHGSELLRRVGLSEHPETRVADIGVGKQQLVEIAKALSKKVKLLILDEPTAALNDEDSGKLLDLILELKKQGITSIIISHKLNEIRKVADSVTIIRDGKTIETLDVKSAETTEDRIISGMVGRDLDHRFPERTAYEGELEAAPALEIRDWTVHHPIDQQRKVVDDVSIHVRRGEIVGIAGLMGAGRTELAMSVFGRSYGRYAAGTVLKDGKEIRTKTVAEAVDHGIAYVTEDRKHYGLNLIDTINRNISLSALGKVAKRGVVDEHQERQVAEGFRKSMNIKAPTVFEPVGKLSGGNQQKVVLSKWIFAGPEVLILDEPTRGIDVGAKYEIYTVIDQLAAQGKAVVFISSELPELLGMCDRIYTMAAGRLTGEFSRAEASQESLMRQMTKDKEVTR; translated from the coding sequence ATGGCGGGACCCGTCCTGGAAATGCGCTCGATCGTCAAGACCTTTCCCGGCGTCAAGGCGCTCTCGGACGTCACGCTGACCGTCCGGCAGGGCGAGGTCCACGCCATCTGCGGGGAGAACGGCGCCGGCAAGTCCACCTTGATGAAGGTGCTCTCCGGCGTCCATCCGCACGGCACGTACGAGGGCGAGATCCTCTTCGAGGGAGAGGTCTGCGAGTTCAAGGACATCCGGGCGAGCGAGGCGCGCGGCATCGTCATCATCCACCAGGAGCTGGCGCTGGTGCCCTACCTCTCCCTCGCGGAGAACATCTTCCTCGGCAACGAGCACGCCTCCAGCGGCTTCATCGACTGGCGCGAGACCCTGCGCCACGGGAGCGAGCTGCTGCGCCGGGTGGGGCTCAGTGAGCACCCCGAAACGCGGGTCGCTGACATCGGTGTCGGCAAGCAGCAGCTGGTGGAGATCGCCAAGGCGCTCTCCAAGAAGGTGAAGCTGCTCATCCTCGACGAGCCGACCGCGGCCCTGAACGACGAGGACTCCGGCAAACTCCTGGATCTCATCCTGGAGTTGAAGAAGCAGGGCATCACCTCGATCATCATCTCCCACAAGCTCAACGAGATCCGCAAGGTCGCGGACTCGGTGACGATCATCCGCGACGGCAAGACCATCGAGACCCTCGATGTGAAGTCCGCGGAGACCACCGAGGACCGGATCATCTCCGGCATGGTCGGCCGCGACCTGGACCACCGCTTCCCCGAACGCACCGCGTACGAGGGTGAGCTGGAGGCGGCTCCGGCGCTGGAGATCCGCGACTGGACCGTGCACCACCCGATCGACCAGCAGCGCAAGGTCGTCGACGACGTGTCGATCCATGTCCGGCGCGGCGAGATCGTCGGCATCGCGGGCCTGATGGGCGCGGGCCGCACCGAACTCGCGATGAGCGTCTTCGGCCGCTCCTACGGGCGGTACGCGGCCGGCACCGTCCTCAAGGACGGCAAGGAGATCCGGACGAAGACCGTCGCCGAGGCGGTCGACCACGGCATCGCCTATGTCACCGAGGACCGCAAGCACTACGGCCTCAACCTCATCGACACCATCAACCGCAACATCTCGCTGAGCGCCCTCGGCAAGGTGGCCAAGCGCGGTGTCGTCGACGAGCACCAGGAGCGGCAGGTCGCCGAGGGCTTCCGCAAGTCCATGAACATCAAGGCGCCGACCGTCTTCGAGCCGGTGGGCAAGCTGTCCGGCGGCAACCAGCAGAAGGTCGTCCTCAGCAAGTGGATCTTCGCCGGCCCCGAGGTGCTGATCCTGGACGAACCCACCCGAGGCATCGACGTCGGTGCCAAGTACGAGATCTACACCGTCATCGACCAGCTGGCCGCGCAGGGCAAGGCGGTCGTCTTCATCTCGTCCGAACTGCCGGAGCTGCTCGGCATGTGTGACCGCATCTACACGATGGCCGCCGGGCGGCTGACCGGCGAGTTCTCCCGTGCCGAGGCCTCGCAGGAATCGCTGATGCGCCAGATGACCAAGGACAAAGAGGTAACCCGATGA